One window of Candidatus Methylomirabilota bacterium genomic DNA carries:
- a CDS encoding DMT family transporter: MSGPSQTRAYLALLLIVTLWGSYPATAKLALQDFPPFFLAAVRCTIASAFLLVLLARAGADAVRGLGPGAVGAFMILAIAGIWGSTQFSYLAIYYTTASNAVILQAATPVIVAVAARLYLGERLAPGQWLGVAVSAFGVLLIITSGRLTALRPEELRAGDFINLASLIGWSAYTVYGKRVLTAYSPALATTAAYVLGTLLIIPTMAATAPFFPPPRLGSGLAWSVVLYQGLLGAVAHVWWYKAVQVVGPSRSAIFMNLQPVVGVVLATALLAERVGLWQIVGGTLVLAGVALTTTRRP, encoded by the coding sequence GTGTCCGGACCCAGTCAAACGCGCGCCTATCTGGCGCTGCTCCTCATCGTCACGCTCTGGGGGAGCTATCCGGCGACTGCGAAGCTCGCGCTCCAGGATTTCCCGCCCTTCTTCCTCGCCGCCGTCCGCTGCACGATCGCCTCGGCGTTCCTGCTCGTGCTGCTGGCGCGCGCGGGGGCCGACGCCGTCCGCGGACTGGGGCCCGGCGCCGTCGGCGCGTTCATGATCCTGGCCATCGCCGGCATCTGGGGCTCGACCCAGTTCAGCTACCTGGCGATCTACTACACGACCGCGTCCAACGCCGTCATCCTGCAGGCCGCCACGCCGGTCATCGTAGCCGTCGCCGCGCGCCTGTACCTCGGCGAGCGGCTGGCGCCGGGCCAATGGCTCGGGGTAGCGGTCTCCGCCTTCGGCGTGCTGCTGATCATCACCAGCGGCCGGCTGACGGCGCTCCGGCCCGAGGAGCTGCGGGCCGGGGACTTCATCAACCTCGCGTCGCTGATCGGATGGAGCGCCTACACCGTGTACGGCAAGCGCGTCCTGACCGCCTATTCGCCGGCGCTGGCGACGACGGCCGCATACGTGCTGGGCACGCTCCTCATCATCCCGACGATGGCCGCCACCGCGCCCTTCTTCCCCCCTCCGCGCCTGGGCTCGGGCCTGGCGTGGTCGGTGGTGCTGTACCAGGGGCTGCTCGGCGCCGTCGCTCACGTCTGGTGGTACAAGGCGGTGCAGGTGGTGGGACCCAGCCGGTCGGCGATCTTCATGAACCTGCAGCCCGTCGTCGGCGTGGTACTGGCCACGGCGCTGCTCGCCGAGCGGGTCGGCCTGTGGCAGATCGTGGGAGGCACGCTGGTCCTCGCCGGCGTGGCCCTCACCACCACCCGCCGCCC
- a CDS encoding SRPBCC family protein yields MPDYILESRVWLPKPRAEVFAFFAEPANLALITPSWLGFRLLTPGTAMARWAILEYRIRWLGLPLSWRAFVREYDPPARFVDVQVRGPYDRWEHRHLFLEERGGTGVEDRVTYRLPLGSLGRAAHGLVVSRQLAAIWAYRRRKIGELVAPALDAAP; encoded by the coding sequence ATGCCCGATTACATCCTCGAGTCGCGCGTGTGGCTGCCGAAGCCGCGCGCCGAGGTCTTCGCCTTCTTCGCCGAGCCCGCCAACCTCGCCCTGATCACGCCGTCCTGGCTCGGCTTCCGTCTCCTCACGCCGGGGACGGCGATGGCCCGCTGGGCCATCCTGGAGTACCGGATCCGCTGGCTCGGTCTGCCGCTCTCCTGGCGGGCGTTCGTCCGCGAGTACGACCCGCCCGCCCGCTTCGTGGACGTGCAGGTCCGCGGACCGTACGACCGCTGGGAGCATCGTCATCTTTTTCTCGAAGAGCGTGGCGGCACCGGGGTGGAGGATCGTGTGACGTACCGGCTGCCGCTGGGATCGCTGGGGCGCGCTGCCCACGGACTGGTGGTCAGTCGCCAGCTCGCGGCGATCTGGGCGTACCGGCGACGGAAGATCGGCGAGCTGGTGGCGCCCGCGCTGGACGCCGCCCCGTGA
- a CDS encoding deoxyribonuclease IV has protein sequence MSIAGGLYRALERGREVGCGTVQIFLKNQRQWAAPPLRDEDVRAFAAARHRTGIRPVFAHGSYLINLAAPDQAQWAQAVDAFADELERGEALGLSCVVIHPGSHMGRGTAAGLARVVAALDEVTRRTAGYRIRIGLENTAGSGHTLGRTFAELGALLAGAARPERLGICIDTCHLFAAGYDIGRDSGYQAAITECARTVGLDRILAFHLNDAGAPRGSGLDRHQHIGEGFLGRGAFRRLLQDRRFARIPKVLETPKEPEPQADRRNLARLRALRASATSSRPPAGRGAAPGTASSGGKWACRRSGRS, from the coding sequence ATGTCCATCGCCGGCGGCCTCTACCGCGCGCTGGAGCGCGGTCGCGAGGTCGGTTGCGGCACGGTGCAGATCTTCCTCAAGAACCAGCGCCAGTGGGCCGCCCCGCCGCTCAGGGACGAGGATGTGCGCGCCTTCGCGGCCGCCCGGCACCGGACCGGCATTCGTCCCGTCTTCGCCCACGGCAGCTACCTCATCAACCTGGCGGCGCCCGATCAGGCCCAGTGGGCGCAGGCGGTCGACGCCTTCGCCGACGAGCTGGAGCGAGGCGAGGCGCTGGGGCTCAGCTGCGTCGTCATCCACCCCGGCTCTCACATGGGGCGGGGGACTGCAGCCGGGCTGGCCCGCGTCGTCGCGGCCCTCGACGAGGTCACGCGCCGGACGGCGGGCTACCGCATCCGCATCGGGCTCGAGAACACGGCCGGCAGCGGCCACACGCTCGGGCGGACGTTCGCCGAGCTGGGCGCGCTGCTGGCGGGGGCCGCGCGGCCCGAGCGGCTCGGCATCTGCATCGACACCTGTCACCTCTTCGCCGCCGGCTACGACATCGGTCGAGACTCAGGCTACCAGGCAGCGATCACGGAGTGCGCCCGGACGGTCGGCCTGGACCGGATCCTCGCCTTCCACCTCAACGACGCGGGGGCTCCGCGCGGCTCCGGGCTCGACCGTCACCAGCACATCGGCGAGGGTTTTCTCGGCCGCGGCGCCTTCCGGCGGCTGCTCCAGGATCGGCGGTTCGCCCGGATTCCCAAGGTGCTGGAGACGCCCAAGGAGCCCGAGCCCCAGGCGGACCGCCGGAACCTCGCGCGGCTGCGCGCGCTCCGGGCTAGCGCGACGTCGTCACGCCCACCCGCCGGCAGAGGAGCCGCACCGGGCACAGCGAGCAGCGGGGGGAAATGGGCGTGCAGACGTTCTGGCCGAAGCTGA
- the nth gene encoding endonuclease III produces MGAVIGRLERTKPGWNPTALALVADRTRDPFRVLIACILSLRTQDTTTGPAAERLFALADTPEAMLRLTTARIERAIYPVGFYRTKARVIRAICRDLLGRFGGRVPDEIDELLALKGVGRKTANLVVTMGYGKPGICVDTHVHRISNRLGYVKTRTPEKTEMALRAKLPHRYWIGYNDLLVSFGQNVCTPISPRCSLCPVRLLCRRVGVTTSR; encoded by the coding sequence ATCGGCGCGGTCATCGGCCGGCTCGAGCGGACCAAGCCCGGCTGGAACCCGACCGCGCTGGCCCTCGTCGCCGACCGGACGCGCGACCCCTTCCGCGTCCTCATCGCCTGCATCCTGTCGCTCCGCACCCAGGACACGACCACGGGACCCGCCGCCGAGCGGCTGTTCGCCCTGGCCGACACCCCGGAGGCGATGCTCCGTCTCACGACGGCGCGGATCGAGCGCGCCATCTACCCCGTCGGCTTCTACCGCACCAAGGCCCGCGTCATCCGCGCGATCTGCCGCGACCTCCTGGGGCGCTTCGGCGGGCGCGTGCCCGACGAGATCGACGAGCTCCTGGCGCTCAAGGGGGTGGGCCGGAAGACCGCCAACCTGGTGGTGACCATGGGCTACGGCAAACCGGGGATCTGCGTCGACACGCACGTCCATCGGATCTCGAACCGGCTGGGCTACGTGAAGACCCGGACCCCCGAGAAGACGGAGATGGCGCTGCGGGCGAAGCTCCCGCACCGGTACTGGATCGGCTACAACGATCTGCTCGTCAGCTTCGGCCAGAACGTCTGCACGCCCATTTCCCCCCGCTGCTCGCTGTGCCCGGTGCGGCTCCTCTGCCGGCGGGTGGGCGTGACGACGTCGCGCTAG
- a CDS encoding tetratricopeptide repeat protein — MSKRLAGLGLALCLATPAAAETPLEGGRALIARYHEDPAGIDRARDLLEEALGRERRAETLTLLSRIYFLYGDIRATTGDDKLAAYARGRELAQRAVELAPRSEEAHVWYAINTGRWGQTKGVMRSLFLLPTLREELDIIFGLNPRSVRGHALAGNVFFEVPALFGGDRKKAEEHYRKGLAVDPRFTVIRNDLARLLIATGRHAEARRELERVIGEKAPTSIADWTVKDLPRARALLESIKDTR, encoded by the coding sequence ATGTCCAAGCGTCTCGCGGGGCTCGGCCTCGCGCTCTGTCTGGCCACGCCGGCCGCGGCGGAGACACCGCTGGAGGGGGGGCGCGCGCTGATCGCGCGCTACCACGAAGACCCCGCCGGCATCGACCGCGCCCGCGATCTCCTGGAGGAGGCGCTCGGGCGCGAGCGGCGGGCCGAGACGCTGACCCTGCTCTCCCGTATCTACTTCCTCTACGGCGACATCCGGGCCACGACCGGCGACGACAAGCTGGCCGCCTACGCCCGCGGCCGCGAGCTGGCCCAGCGGGCCGTGGAGCTGGCGCCCCGGAGCGAGGAAGCCCACGTGTGGTACGCGATCAACACCGGACGCTGGGGTCAGACGAAGGGCGTCATGCGGTCGCTCTTCCTCCTGCCCACGCTCCGGGAGGAGCTGGACATCATCTTCGGCCTCAACCCGCGCTCGGTCCGGGGGCACGCGCTGGCCGGCAACGTCTTCTTCGAGGTGCCCGCGCTCTTCGGCGGAGACCGCAAGAAGGCGGAGGAGCACTACCGCAAGGGGCTGGCTGTCGATCCCAGGTTCACCGTCATCCGAAACGACTTGGCCCGCCTCCTGATCGCGACGGGTCGCCACGCGGAGGCGCGCCGAGAGCTCGAGCGGGTGATCGGCGAGAAGGCGCCCACCAGCATCGCCGACTGGACCGTCAAGGACCTGCCCCGCGCCCGCGCGCTCCTCGAGTCCATCAAGGACACGCGGTGA
- a CDS encoding DUF4149 domain-containing protein codes for MRALATLAVACVAAWLGVMAFFSFAAAPLLFRTIERASAGQVIAALLPHYYRWGITLCVLALVALLPLALGTRGGHRRHLAAAGLAGAMVALLTWALTVTLPSAEDARRAGDAARFAATHRSAVLLNLLTMLCGAGLVALEAFTRSARGHE; via the coding sequence ATGAGAGCACTGGCGACGCTCGCCGTCGCCTGCGTGGCGGCGTGGCTGGGCGTCATGGCGTTCTTTTCCTTCGCCGCGGCGCCGCTCCTCTTCCGCACGATCGAGCGCGCGAGCGCGGGGCAGGTGATCGCCGCACTCCTGCCGCACTATTACCGCTGGGGCATCACGCTTTGCGTCCTGGCACTGGTGGCCCTGCTGCCGCTGGCCCTGGGGACGCGCGGCGGGCACCGCCGCCATCTGGCGGCGGCCGGGCTGGCCGGGGCCATGGTCGCGCTCCTCACCTGGGCGCTCACGGTGACGCTGCCGTCCGCCGAAGACGCCCGCCGCGCGGGGGACGCCGCGCGCTTCGCCGCCACGCACCGGAGCGCCGTGCTTCTCAATCTCCTGACGATGCTCTGCGGGGCGGGCCTCGTCGCGCTCGAGGCGTTCACCCGGTCCGCCCGGGGGCACGAATGA
- a CDS encoding ABC transporter permease, which translates to MNVLQSARIALRALRVNKLRSALTMLGIIIGVGAVIAMVSVGAGAQARVAEQIQSLGSNLIIVLSGSVTSGGLRLGQGSQLTITEEDAAAIAREVPAVQVAAPSTRGSAQVVYGNLNWSTIVQGVTADYFEARDWPVVLGRAVLPEDVEGATKVALLGQTTALNLFGDADPLGQIIRIKKVPFTAVGVLSRKGQSSWGQDQDDVILIPISTSKKKVLGAPASNPRAVGSISVKIRPGEDMVEAEEQIRALLRQRHRLQPYQDDDFWLRNLADVLQTQEESSKVMTYLLAAIASVSLLVGGIGIMNIMLVSVTERTREIGLRMAVGARGRDILLQFLVEAITLSLIGGVIGIALGLAGSRAISYLADWRTLVAPEAIALAFGFAATIGIFFGFYPARKAARLDPIEALRYE; encoded by the coding sequence GTGAACGTCCTGCAGTCCGCCCGGATCGCGCTGCGCGCGCTCCGTGTGAACAAGCTGAGGAGCGCGCTCACCATGCTCGGCATCATCATCGGCGTCGGCGCGGTGATCGCCATGGTCAGCGTTGGCGCCGGCGCGCAGGCCCGCGTGGCCGAGCAGATCCAGAGCCTGGGTTCGAACCTCATCATCGTCCTCTCGGGCAGCGTCACCTCGGGCGGTCTGCGGCTCGGCCAGGGCAGCCAGCTCACCATCACCGAGGAGGACGCCGCCGCCATCGCCCGCGAGGTGCCCGCCGTGCAGGTCGCGGCGCCGTCGACCCGGGGGTCGGCACAGGTCGTCTACGGCAACCTCAACTGGTCCACGATCGTCCAGGGCGTCACCGCCGATTACTTCGAAGCGCGCGACTGGCCGGTCGTCCTGGGACGGGCGGTCCTGCCCGAGGACGTCGAGGGCGCCACGAAAGTCGCCCTGCTCGGGCAGACGACGGCGCTCAACCTCTTCGGCGACGCCGATCCGCTCGGCCAGATCATCCGCATCAAGAAGGTGCCGTTCACCGCGGTCGGCGTGCTCAGCCGCAAGGGCCAGAGCTCGTGGGGCCAGGACCAGGACGACGTCATCCTCATCCCGATCTCGACCTCCAAGAAGAAGGTGCTGGGCGCCCCTGCGTCCAATCCCCGCGCGGTCGGCTCCATTTCGGTGAAGATCCGACCTGGCGAGGACATGGTCGAGGCGGAAGAGCAGATCCGCGCGCTGCTCCGCCAGCGCCACCGCCTGCAACCCTACCAGGACGACGACTTCTGGCTGCGCAACTTGGCCGACGTGCTCCAGACCCAGGAGGAGTCGTCCAAGGTCATGACGTACCTGCTGGCCGCCATCGCCTCGGTGTCCCTACTGGTCGGCGGCATCGGCATCATGAACATCATGCTCGTGTCGGTCACGGAGCGGACGCGGGAGATCGGCCTGCGCATGGCCGTCGGCGCCCGTGGGCGCGACATCCTCCTGCAGTTCCTGGTCGAGGCCATCACCCTCTCCCTGATCGGCGGCGTGATCGGGATCGCGCTCGGGCTCGCCGGCTCCCGCGCCATCAGCTACCTCGCCGACTGGCGCACCCTGGTCGCTCCCGAGGCCATCGCGCTGGCCTTCGGGTTCGCTGCCACGATCGGAATCTTCTTCGGCTTCTATCCCGCGCGCAAAGCCGCGCGGCTCGACCCGATCGAGGCGCTGCGATACGAGTAA
- a CDS encoding ABC transporter ATP-binding protein, with the protein MALIATEHLTKDYRLGPHTVHALRGVSMAVEPGEFVAIMGPSGSGKSTFMNILGCLDAPTAGHYWLDGVDVGGLGRDDLAAIRNAKVGFVFQQFNLLPRTSALENVELPLLYAGLPARVRRQRAREKLAAVGLADRATHHPSQLSGGQQQRVAIARSLVNEPAVLLADEPTGNLDTRTSVEILALIQRLNRSGITIVLVTHERDIATYASRVLTFRDGRLLGDERVAVPRDAAAALAALPEEVPA; encoded by the coding sequence ATGGCGCTGATCGCGACCGAGCACCTCACCAAGGACTACCGACTCGGTCCGCACACGGTCCACGCCCTGCGCGGCGTCAGCATGGCCGTTGAGCCCGGCGAGTTCGTGGCCATCATGGGACCGTCGGGCTCGGGCAAATCCACCTTCATGAACATCCTGGGCTGCCTCGACGCGCCCACCGCCGGGCACTACTGGCTCGACGGCGTGGACGTCGGCGGGCTCGGCCGCGACGATCTGGCGGCGATCCGCAACGCCAAGGTGGGGTTCGTCTTCCAGCAGTTCAACCTCCTTCCCCGCACCAGCGCGCTCGAGAACGTCGAGCTGCCGCTCCTCTACGCCGGGCTCCCGGCCCGCGTCCGCCGCCAGCGAGCGCGCGAGAAGCTCGCGGCCGTCGGACTGGCCGACCGGGCGACGCACCATCCCAGCCAGCTCTCCGGCGGCCAGCAACAGCGGGTGGCGATCGCCCGGTCGCTCGTCAACGAGCCCGCCGTCCTGTTGGCCGACGAGCCCACCGGCAACCTCGACACGCGCACCAGCGTCGAGATCCTGGCGCTGATCCAGCGGCTCAACCGGAGCGGCATCACGATCGTGCTGGTCACCCACGAGCGGGACATCGCCACGTACGCCAGCCGCGTCCTCACCTTCCGCGACGGCCGGCTGCTTGGCGACGAGCGCGTCGCCGTCCCGCGGGACGCGGCGGCGGCGCTGGCGGCGCTGCCCGAGGAGGTGCCGGCGTGA
- a CDS encoding efflux RND transporter periplasmic adaptor subunit, translated as MKRLLWLGLVVLVVATGVWGYFYVQSRGSAQQYRLARIERGPLTAAVSATGNLNAVITVQVGSQVSGQIKELLVDFNSVVRKGQVIARIDPETFEAKVNQARAELESARAAVVNQQAQVERARADVENARAAQAEARAQTARAQVAVVDTKRDLGRKGELSRRELIARSDLDSAQAAYDSAEATLDAARAKEQSAAAGVGSAQAQLRVADAQLESARAQVKQKEAALRQAQVDLDHTTIRAPVDGVVVSRQVDVGQTVAASLQAPVLFTIAQDLTKMQVETSVDEADIGRIHLDGPATFTVDAFPGDTFSGRVVQIRKAAQIVQNVVTYTVVVAVGNPEGRLLPGMTANVKVVVAEKPNVLKVPNAALRFRPAGTEAGGLPAPGGGAPPRGSGGGPQSGEQMRERLVKGLGLTADQQTKLDAILQDGRQQMAALSGASLGAEERQARAQQIREATRVRIGEILTPEQRARYEQLAGDGRSGLAGRAFVPGPDGKPKAVALTLGITDGTATEVLRGDLKEGQEVIVGAVGSSGTPSRPGGGSPRLRL; from the coding sequence ATGAAGCGTCTCCTCTGGCTCGGGCTCGTCGTGCTGGTCGTCGCCACCGGCGTCTGGGGATACTTCTACGTCCAGAGCCGGGGCAGCGCCCAGCAGTACCGGCTGGCCCGCATCGAGCGCGGGCCCCTGACCGCTGCGGTGTCCGCCACCGGCAACCTCAACGCGGTGATCACCGTGCAGGTGGGCAGCCAGGTCTCCGGCCAGATCAAGGAGCTTCTGGTCGACTTCAATTCCGTCGTCCGCAAGGGTCAGGTCATCGCGCGCATCGATCCCGAAACGTTCGAGGCCAAGGTGAATCAGGCGCGCGCCGAGTTGGAGTCGGCCCGAGCGGCCGTGGTCAACCAGCAGGCCCAGGTCGAGCGGGCTCGGGCCGACGTCGAGAACGCGCGCGCCGCCCAGGCCGAGGCCCGGGCGCAGACAGCACGGGCCCAGGTCGCGGTGGTGGACACCAAGCGCGATCTCGGCCGCAAGGGCGAGCTGTCCCGGCGTGAGCTGATCGCCCGGAGCGATTTGGACTCGGCCCAGGCGGCGTACGACTCGGCCGAGGCCACCCTGGACGCCGCCCGCGCGAAGGAGCAGTCCGCCGCCGCGGGCGTCGGCTCCGCCCAGGCGCAGCTCCGCGTCGCCGACGCCCAGCTGGAGTCGGCGCGCGCCCAGGTCAAGCAGAAGGAGGCCGCGCTCCGCCAGGCCCAGGTCGACCTCGACCATACGACGATCCGCGCCCCGGTCGACGGCGTCGTGGTCTCGCGCCAGGTCGACGTCGGGCAAACGGTCGCCGCCAGCCTGCAGGCGCCTGTGCTCTTCACGATCGCCCAGGACCTCACCAAGATGCAGGTGGAGACGAGCGTCGACGAAGCGGACATCGGGCGGATTCACCTGGATGGCCCGGCCACCTTCACGGTCGATGCGTTCCCCGGCGACACCTTCAGCGGACGCGTCGTCCAGATCCGCAAGGCGGCGCAGATCGTGCAGAACGTCGTCACCTACACCGTGGTCGTCGCCGTGGGCAATCCGGAGGGGCGACTGCTGCCGGGCATGACGGCCAACGTGAAGGTGGTCGTGGCGGAGAAGCCGAACGTCCTCAAGGTCCCGAACGCCGCGCTGCGGTTCCGGCCGGCGGGCACGGAGGCCGGCGGGCTGCCGGCGCCGGGGGGCGGGGCCCCGCCGCGGGGAAGCGGCGGGGGGCCGCAGTCGGGCGAGCAGATGCGCGAGCGTCTCGTCAAGGGGCTCGGCCTCACGGCCGATCAGCAGACCAAGCTCGACGCCATCCTTCAGGATGGCCGCCAGCAGATGGCCGCCCTCTCGGGGGCTTCGCTCGGGGCCGAGGAGCGCCAGGCGCGCGCTCAGCAGATCCGCGAGGCCACGCGGGTCAGGATCGGCGAGATCCTCACCCCGGAGCAGCGCGCGCGCTACGAGCAGCTCGCGGGCGACGGGCGCAGCGGGCTCGCCGGGCGGGCCTTCGTTCCGGGCCCCGACGGCAAGCCGAAGGCGGTCGCCCTCACGCTCGGCATCACCGACGGCACCGCGACCGAGGTCCTGAGGGGCGACCTCAAAGAGGGCCAGGAAGTGATCGTCGGCGCCGTCGGCAGCTCGGGGACGCCCAGCCGCCCCGGCGGCGGCAGTCCGCGGCTCAGGCTCTGA
- a CDS encoding TolC family protein, with protein MRMAFVVAAVVGAALVLCTPTAPAKAQTPGGPPAPAQVAGRLLTLDEAVAIALESQPQIQARLFDYAAARFRVDQALAPLLPQLTGSVTATKSQSVTLSNNQATLNAPVFVSREMSDTLLAQVALSQLLFDFGKNMAATEAAKKLAAVALEDIELQRQLIALAVKEAYTNILFAQRLIRVNQQAVDRAQLNLKSARGFFEVGTRPKSDVARAEVDVANSRVDLIRARNAERLARVALNTAMGIEVDTPTQVQDNLVYELVTLDRIAIRDEALRQRPEYRQARLRVEAAEASERQAFRNFFPDISGSGTYGGTRTDLNESWTLGLSLSWSLFDGGSRIARYREAKANLEASRARVRATELDLSRELEQAQILVEEAQERIQAAQTAVVSAQENFRLAQGRFDAGVGTILELTDAQLALTQTQNTETQALADFRIALYRLDRARGRR; from the coding sequence ATGAGGATGGCCTTCGTCGTCGCGGCCGTGGTCGGGGCCGCGCTCGTGCTCTGCACTCCGACGGCTCCGGCGAAGGCGCAGACGCCGGGCGGTCCCCCCGCCCCGGCTCAGGTCGCGGGTCGGTTGCTGACGCTGGACGAGGCGGTGGCCATCGCGCTGGAGTCCCAGCCCCAGATCCAGGCGCGCCTGTTCGACTACGCGGCGGCCCGCTTCCGCGTCGACCAGGCGCTGGCGCCGCTGCTCCCCCAGCTCACGGGCTCGGTGACCGCCACGAAGAGTCAGAGCGTCACTCTCTCCAACAATCAGGCCACACTCAACGCCCCGGTCTTCGTCTCCCGTGAGATGAGCGACACCCTCCTGGCTCAGGTTGCCCTCTCCCAGCTTCTCTTCGACTTCGGAAAGAACATGGCCGCGACCGAGGCCGCCAAGAAGCTCGCCGCCGTCGCGCTGGAGGACATCGAGCTGCAGCGTCAGCTCATCGCGCTGGCCGTCAAGGAGGCGTACACGAACATACTCTTCGCCCAGCGCCTCATCCGCGTGAACCAGCAGGCCGTGGACCGCGCCCAGTTGAACCTCAAATCGGCGCGGGGCTTCTTCGAGGTCGGGACCCGGCCCAAGTCCGACGTGGCCCGCGCCGAGGTGGACGTCGCTAACAGTCGCGTCGACCTCATCCGGGCCCGCAACGCCGAGCGCTTGGCGCGGGTGGCGCTGAACACGGCGATGGGCATCGAAGTGGATACGCCGACGCAGGTCCAGGACAACCTGGTGTACGAGCTGGTCACGCTCGACCGCATCGCGATCCGCGACGAGGCGCTGCGCCAGCGACCCGAGTACCGCCAGGCCAGGCTTCGGGTGGAGGCGGCGGAGGCGTCGGAGCGCCAGGCCTTCCGCAACTTCTTCCCCGACATCAGCGGCAGCGGCACCTACGGCGGCACCCGGACGGACCTCAACGAGAGCTGGACGCTGGGGCTGTCTCTCTCTTGGTCGCTGTTCGACGGGGGGAGCCGCATCGCCCGGTACCGTGAGGCCAAGGCCAACCTCGAAGCCTCCCGCGCCCGGGTGCGCGCCACCGAGCTGGACCTCTCGCGCGAGCTGGAGCAGGCGCAGATCTTGGTGGAGGAGGCCCAGGAGCGGATCCAGGCCGCGCAGACGGCGGTGGTCTCCGCCCAGGAGAACTTCCGACTGGCCCAGGGACGGTTCGATGCCGGCGTGGGCACCATCCTCGAGCTCACCGACGCCCAGCTCGCGCTGACCCAGACCCAGAACACCGAGACGCAGGCCCTGGCCGACTTCCGGATCGCGCTCTACCGGCTCGATCGCGCCCGCGGACGGCGGTAA